In Streptomyces qaidamensis, one DNA window encodes the following:
- a CDS encoding RNA polymerase sigma factor has translation MDRTDAGALVQAAADGDAAAWKALVEGLSPLVWSVVRAHRLSDADAHEVYQTAWFRFAQHLGRIREPGKAGAWLASTARHECLKVIRSAQRVTLTDDPRLLDRVSEDGTPEQSLLDSEEAAAQSERVRRLWQEFEELGERCRQLLRVLMATPPPSYQDVSAALGIAVGSIGPLRQRCLRRLRSRLEARGAI, from the coding sequence GTGGACCGTACTGATGCCGGCGCGCTCGTCCAGGCAGCCGCCGACGGTGACGCGGCAGCCTGGAAGGCGCTCGTGGAAGGGCTGAGCCCGCTGGTCTGGTCCGTCGTCCGGGCCCACCGGCTCTCCGACGCCGACGCCCATGAGGTCTACCAGACGGCCTGGTTCCGCTTCGCCCAGCACCTCGGGCGGATCCGCGAGCCCGGCAAGGCGGGCGCCTGGCTGGCGAGCACCGCGCGCCACGAGTGCCTCAAGGTCATCCGGAGTGCGCAGCGGGTGACCCTGACGGACGATCCGCGGCTGCTGGACCGGGTCAGCGAGGACGGCACGCCGGAACAGTCGCTGCTCGACTCGGAGGAGGCCGCCGCGCAGAGCGAACGCGTCCGGCGGCTGTGGCAGGAGTTCGAGGAACTCGGCGAGCGGTGCAGGCAGTTGCTGCGCGTGCTGATGGCCACGCCGCCGCCCAGCTACCAGGACGTGTCCGCCGCGCTCGGGATCGCGGTGGGCAGCATCGGACCGCTGCGCCAGCGCTGTCTGCGGCGTCTGCGGTCCCGGCTGGAGGCACGGGGGGCGATATGA